A single genomic interval of Leptospira montravelensis harbors:
- a CDS encoding phosphatase PAP2 family protein has protein sequence MNLISSIDLKFSIWIQKNLHHPRLSWVLSRVNRGEMFALVLLPLMFLSDLYKPVYVSLPFVLVFTYFTDRLVLVLKKYFARKRPLVSVMGKVDSNPDMKHSFPSAHSANSIVVSTILVFAFHETPYFFLFSLFAGVGRLITLHHFVSDIVGGWVIGFGIGLIAVLVHYYFWTYCLTL, from the coding sequence ATGAATTTGATTTCTTCTATTGACTTAAAGTTTTCGATTTGGATCCAAAAAAATCTACACCATCCACGTTTGAGTTGGGTATTATCTCGAGTTAATCGCGGCGAAATGTTTGCATTGGTATTGTTGCCACTTATGTTTTTAAGTGATTTATACAAACCAGTTTATGTTAGTTTGCCATTTGTTTTAGTTTTTACCTATTTTACAGACCGTTTGGTTTTAGTTTTAAAAAAATACTTCGCTAGAAAACGTCCCCTAGTCAGTGTTATGGGAAAAGTGGATTCAAATCCTGATATGAAACATTCGTTTCCTTCTGCACATAGTGCCAATTCCATTGTAGTATCGACAATTTTAGTTTTTGCGTTTCACGAAACTCCGTATTTCTTTTTGTTTAGTTTGTTTGCTGGTGTTGGTAGGCTAATTACATTACACCATTTTGTGAGTGATATTGTAGGAGGATGGGTCATCGGTTTTGGAATAGGACTCATTGCAGTTCTAGTTCATTATTATTTTTGGACTTATTGTTTAACATTATGA
- the hisS gene encoding histidine--tRNA ligase, with protein MKEQKLTTENYKGTRDFYPEDMRLRNYLFSVMKDVVRSYGYEEYDGPMVESLDLYRAKTGEEIVGKQIYNFIDKGDREVAIRPEMTPTVARMVAKKLRDLPRPIRWFSIPNLWRYEQPGHGRLREHWQLNVDMFGVTSQRAELEILSLACDILFAFGAPRNSFKVTISHRSLLDEFLLDGLKVSANQAHEVSKILDKKNKITEEEYTNLVSKTIPNDPTAVSKINLFLAATTESLDQIPGIKEETRNTIQTLFGDLKTIGLEDIVFFDPSVVRGFDYYTGFIFEIFDTSPQNKRSLYGGGRYDNLIGLFSNEELSGIGFGLGDVTLQNFLTAHNLLPKFDNDSTVYIPLLDESSFSENHNFAKELRKEKIATEVSLVSQKMGKQLSYAEKKGYRWILLRGEDEIKAGTVTLKDMASRNQWTFSFSEALHKIKEELSK; from the coding sequence TTGAAAGAGCAAAAACTAACAACAGAAAACTATAAGGGCACAAGGGATTTTTATCCTGAAGATATGCGCTTACGTAATTATTTATTCTCAGTGATGAAAGATGTAGTCAGGTCTTACGGATACGAGGAATACGATGGTCCAATGGTGGAATCCTTGGATCTCTATAGAGCAAAAACGGGAGAAGAAATTGTAGGAAAACAAATTTATAATTTCATTGATAAGGGAGATCGCGAAGTGGCGATTCGACCTGAAATGACACCGACTGTCGCAAGGATGGTTGCCAAAAAACTGAGAGATCTTCCTCGCCCCATTCGTTGGTTTTCGATCCCTAATCTTTGGAGATACGAACAACCAGGACATGGCAGACTTCGTGAACATTGGCAATTGAATGTGGATATGTTTGGCGTAACTAGCCAAAGAGCAGAGTTAGAGATTTTATCTTTGGCATGTGATATTCTTTTTGCATTCGGTGCACCACGAAACAGTTTTAAAGTGACAATTTCCCATAGGTCACTTCTCGACGAATTTTTGTTAGATGGTTTAAAGGTAAGCGCTAATCAAGCTCATGAAGTTTCTAAAATTTTAGACAAAAAAAATAAAATTACTGAAGAAGAATATACGAACCTCGTTTCAAAAACCATTCCTAACGATCCAACGGCAGTTTCAAAAATAAATTTGTTTCTTGCAGCAACTACAGAATCACTTGATCAAATTCCTGGTATCAAAGAAGAAACACGAAACACAATTCAAACTTTGTTTGGGGATTTAAAAACAATTGGTTTGGAGGATATTGTATTTTTTGATCCTTCCGTAGTAAGAGGATTTGATTACTATACAGGTTTTATTTTTGAAATATTTGATACTTCTCCACAGAACAAACGTTCGTTATATGGTGGGGGAAGATATGACAATTTGATTGGCCTTTTTTCCAATGAAGAACTTTCTGGAATTGGATTTGGTCTAGGTGATGTAACCCTTCAGAATTTTTTAACCGCACACAATCTATTACCAAAATTTGATAACGATTCAACAGTTTACATTCCTCTTTTGGATGAGTCTTCATTTTCCGAAAATCATAATTTTGCAAAAGAATTAAGAAAAGAAAAGATAGCCACTGAGGTATCTTTAGTTTCTCAAAAAATGGGAAAACAACTTTCTTATGCAGAAAAAAAAGGTTACCGTTGGATATTACTTCGTGGTGAAGACGAAATTAAAGCAGGCACTGTGACCTTAAAAGACATGGCTTCAAGGAATCAATGGACTTTTTCTTTTTCGGAAGCACTTCATAAGATAAAAGAAGAGCTTTCTAAATGA
- a CDS encoding DUF1577 domain-containing protein, producing the protein MINRVKIHFDQERDYVPLEAIRTLPEFFKQMMGGDGLFLKGYDTPIRVKFKGERPDGAHIWELETIPELIETIFTVQATPSFHVEVDYELINQKDNLLLGKIIDRRQTYATRQDPRNEKVRGNVVASNFLIAKTNIDFSKLTGISSQVILSDIQRTVLRDYPQSKVVFLSVSTHSDEIDLMKEHKKSIFILDTESFLSYPSDDVFDPKKTFEDEFLLDDKIQEYKKKKIGSFIYYPLFIQMKDMHFFAYLSLETERTGIPDVVLDLFKEVERTFQERIMDSNTHILDVRQNVLNVSRGGVALEVNDMEIIKALRVKPTFTLDINFKLQAPIRMAVELRHLEEVNDYFRLGGRITGVSGDKKAKEIYHSLIEFFG; encoded by the coding sequence ATGATCAATCGCGTAAAAATTCATTTCGACCAAGAAAGGGATTACGTTCCTTTAGAGGCTATACGTACTTTGCCCGAGTTTTTCAAACAGATGATGGGTGGAGATGGACTATTTCTAAAGGGTTACGACACACCGATTCGAGTGAAGTTTAAAGGAGAAAGGCCAGATGGTGCTCATATATGGGAACTCGAAACCATTCCCGAACTAATAGAAACAATTTTTACCGTTCAAGCGACTCCTAGTTTTCATGTTGAAGTGGATTATGAGCTGATCAACCAAAAAGATAACTTACTTCTTGGTAAAATTATTGATCGTAGACAAACTTATGCTACAAGACAAGATCCTAGAAATGAAAAAGTTAGAGGGAATGTAGTCGCATCAAATTTTTTAATTGCAAAAACGAATATAGATTTTTCAAAGCTAACTGGAATTAGTTCTCAGGTTATTTTGTCTGATATTCAAAGAACTGTACTTAGAGATTACCCACAATCAAAAGTTGTTTTCCTTTCGGTTTCCACACACAGTGATGAAATCGATTTGATGAAAGAACATAAAAAATCAATTTTTATTTTAGATACGGAATCCTTTTTATCTTATCCTTCAGATGATGTATTTGATCCCAAAAAAACTTTTGAAGATGAGTTTCTATTGGATGATAAAATTCAGGAATATAAAAAGAAAAAGATCGGTTCTTTTATCTATTATCCTTTGTTCATTCAAATGAAAGACATGCATTTTTTTGCATATCTCTCGCTGGAAACAGAGCGCACTGGGATTCCTGATGTAGTATTAGATTTGTTTAAAGAGGTTGAACGTACGTTTCAGGAAAGAATCATGGACTCAAATACCCATATTCTTGATGTCAGACAAAACGTACTCAACGTTTCCCGAGGTGGAGTTGCCTTGGAAGTTAATGATATGGAAATAATTAAAGCATTAAGAGTGAAACCTACATTTACTTTAGATATCAATTTCAAATTGCAGGCACCGATTCGTATGGCAGTAGAATTACGCCATTTAGAAGAGGTGAATGATTATTTTAGATTGGGTGGAAGAATCACAGGTGTCAGCGGAGATAAAAAAGCAAAAGAGATTTACCATAGTCTTATTGAATTTTTCGGCTGA
- a CDS encoding OmpA family protein — translation MKKLLIFLIILAFPLLAQPLPKVKDVRFYQPLNTQNVEYNPIISPTGRYLVFQSNRPGGEGGMDIWISENLSFPDRMKLPVWSPPKNFRELNTSNFEGMFSILFDEEEKPYELYFTSVRDKTQADPKKNREGYDGLNLYYTKINQRTGLWSIPVHINEVNSHFEDKMPAISPDGCSMVFSSNRPGGLGGFDLWISKREPTTETKDINPDKPTIRCRDGVWQKPISMGSTVNTNDDEISPRYHWDGLRLYFSSNRGDKNRKFSFYYSEYDESQKTFTIPVLLGSPFNTKEQLSGESTGFPFDTPADYSTYSLWEESDNEGISVTFDDLWFYFSSNRPGGEGQFDIYRTMVPEDLRRSYEFVFRGLVLDGSEAIMIGLDSTLKIYDDTKPIQVITSKRIGGDLSISDAENFRTTIKTGKLYRVEVSSPGFHPTELLLDLRGNVGKDKEQYSQIILQPIRPAKDERPDKSIQGIRFIVKDKKTDLVIPNAICYYFDDLTRKGKSLESKDSHFDLEKSPTMDFEILVRAKGFKEETFLFAKEKISGMEGKDTVLYLRNLNDFDSLYNTIIYFPFNERTLSDDDKKKLDLFADFLIQHKNEKVEIGGHTDNVGNKEYNISLSEDRAISVYQYLRLKGVPKERMKVQAYHYSQPISENDTEEGRSRNRRVNFKKID, via the coding sequence ATGAAAAAACTCCTTATTTTCTTAATCATTTTGGCATTCCCACTTCTGGCACAGCCTTTACCTAAAGTGAAAGATGTAAGGTTTTACCAGCCACTCAACACACAAAATGTGGAGTATAACCCGATCATTTCACCCACAGGTAGATACTTGGTGTTTCAATCCAACAGACCTGGCGGAGAAGGTGGGATGGATATTTGGATTTCGGAAAATTTAAGTTTTCCTGACCGAATGAAATTGCCGGTTTGGTCACCACCTAAAAACTTTCGTGAACTGAATACCTCCAATTTTGAAGGTATGTTTTCCATCCTCTTTGATGAAGAGGAAAAACCATACGAACTATATTTTACATCAGTACGTGATAAAACCCAAGCTGACCCTAAAAAGAACCGTGAAGGTTATGACGGGCTTAATCTCTATTATACTAAAATCAACCAAAGGACAGGCCTTTGGTCCATTCCTGTTCATATAAATGAAGTTAATTCGCATTTTGAAGATAAAATGCCCGCCATTTCGCCTGATGGTTGTTCGATGGTATTTTCATCCAATCGCCCTGGTGGACTGGGCGGATTTGACCTTTGGATTTCCAAACGAGAACCGACCACTGAAACAAAAGATATAAACCCAGATAAACCTACAATTAGATGTAGAGATGGAGTTTGGCAAAAACCGATTTCTATGGGATCTACGGTTAATACAAACGATGATGAAATTAGTCCTAGATACCACTGGGATGGATTACGATTGTATTTTAGTTCTAACCGAGGGGATAAAAACCGAAAGTTTAGTTTTTATTACAGTGAATATGATGAATCACAAAAAACCTTTACTATCCCAGTTTTATTAGGATCTCCTTTTAACACAAAAGAACAATTGTCAGGCGAATCAACAGGATTTCCATTTGATACACCTGCAGATTATTCTACATACAGCCTTTGGGAAGAAAGTGATAACGAGGGAATTTCAGTCACTTTCGATGATTTGTGGTTTTATTTTTCATCCAACAGGCCCGGCGGGGAAGGCCAATTCGATATCTACCGAACAATGGTTCCAGAAGACCTTCGTCGTAGTTATGAGTTTGTATTTCGTGGGTTAGTTCTGGATGGATCGGAAGCGATTATGATTGGTCTGGATTCGACTCTAAAAATTTACGATGATACAAAACCTATCCAAGTGATTACTTCCAAACGTATTGGAGGCGATCTTTCCATTTCCGATGCGGAAAACTTTCGAACTACAATCAAAACTGGAAAACTTTACCGAGTGGAAGTGTCTTCACCTGGATTTCATCCTACAGAGTTACTTTTGGATTTAAGAGGGAACGTAGGAAAAGATAAGGAACAATATTCTCAAATTATCTTACAACCCATTCGTCCTGCAAAAGACGAACGCCCAGACAAATCCATCCAAGGAATTCGTTTTATTGTTAAAGATAAAAAAACCGATTTAGTAATTCCAAATGCGATTTGTTATTATTTTGATGATCTCACAAGAAAAGGAAAATCCTTAGAATCCAAAGATAGTCATTTTGATTTGGAAAAATCTCCTACTATGGATTTTGAAATTTTGGTCAGGGCCAAAGGTTTTAAAGAAGAAACATTCCTTTTTGCCAAAGAGAAAATTTCTGGAATGGAAGGAAAAGATACCGTACTTTATCTAAGAAATCTAAATGATTTTGATAGTTTGTACAATACAATTATTTATTTCCCGTTCAATGAACGAACATTGAGTGATGATGATAAGAAGAAATTGGATCTTTTTGCGGACTTCCTTATCCAACATAAAAATGAAAAAGTTGAAATTGGTGGACATACTGATAATGTAGGGAATAAAGAATACAATATCAGTTTGAGTGAAGATAGAGCCATTTCCGTTTATCAATATCTTCGATTGAAAGGTGTTCCTAAGGAAAGAATGAAGGTACAAGCTTACCATTATTCTCAACCAATTTCGGAAAATGATACAGAAGAAGGGCGTTCGCGAAATAGACGCGTGAACTTCAAAAAAATAGACTAA
- the folP gene encoding dihydropteroate synthase: protein MAEIFGILNITTDSFSDGGKFLNPDDAIEQGKKLLQEGADWLDISGQSSNINASLVSEEEEWQRVEPVIRYFVPQGVRISLDSFRPSVQQKGIEAGVRCINDITGFTYEGDRSFLKSAIQKHPELKLIIMHSHNRNIAKNKSDLTPEKVIRKIQAFFRDRRSELLAMDIPESSLCYDPGMGFFLSENPMVSFRVLQELEILKLEFPQLMVGVSRKSFLGNVLGNLPIAEREFVTLTCELHLLRFKIPYIRTHNVLKLRQAEKVWNLCQEIE from the coding sequence ATGGCCGAAATCTTCGGAATCTTAAACATTACCACCGATTCATTTAGTGACGGGGGAAAGTTCCTAAACCCAGATGATGCAATCGAACAAGGAAAAAAACTTCTCCAAGAAGGTGCCGATTGGCTGGATATCTCAGGACAATCATCCAACATCAATGCAAGCCTTGTTTCTGAAGAAGAAGAATGGCAAAGAGTAGAACCTGTAATTCGTTATTTTGTGCCACAAGGTGTTCGGATCAGCTTAGATAGTTTTCGACCTTCAGTCCAACAAAAGGGAATTGAAGCAGGAGTGCGATGTATTAATGACATCACAGGTTTTACTTACGAAGGTGACCGCAGTTTCTTAAAGTCAGCCATTCAAAAACACCCTGAGCTAAAACTAATCATCATGCATTCGCATAACAGAAATATTGCGAAAAATAAATCAGACCTAACACCCGAAAAAGTAATTAGGAAAATCCAGGCTTTTTTTAGGGACCGTCGCTCTGAACTTCTGGCAATGGACATCCCAGAATCATCTCTCTGTTATGATCCTGGAATGGGATTTTTTCTAAGTGAAAATCCAATGGTTTCCTTTCGCGTATTACAAGAATTAGAAATTCTCAAATTAGAATTTCCGCAATTGATGGTGGGAGTTTCCAGGAAATCATTTCTAGGCAATGTACTTGGAAATTTACCAATTGCAGAAAGAGAATTTGTCACTTTAACTTGCGAACTGCATCTACTAAGATTCAAAATTCCCTACATCCGAACGCATAACGTTTTAAAACTCAGGCAAGCTGAAAAAGTTTGGAATTTGTGCCAGGAAATCGAATAA
- a CDS encoding tetratricopeptide repeat protein, translating to MKFRILNILYFSFILFQLGCRYPIAKQDELESDSLFLEITGSPATDCNAEGIKLSKAIQLDQAEVVWDKCIQTNPNEVAVHLNRLRFYFLLDEYELFKQKVSKEAPSRSSVTYTSVLKELEVRLRNEERVILLDALSRVKGWELYSYEELANYYLQTGNFAYAEGYFNQILEVVPFHENALYGMAEIQVQKSNWYSLLDYAKSLEVAAKKNKEFHFYYLKANFELGRYEEALKWAESAPSSEKSQISFLEVWRDTLLVLKDYPRWDHLLPYYRKAVENGYAVPESAFFPTLSKEGKDVRKASRSGRS from the coding sequence TTGAAATTTCGTATTTTAAATATTCTATATTTTTCTTTTATCCTCTTCCAATTGGGATGTAGGTATCCCATTGCCAAACAAGATGAATTGGAATCCGATTCTTTGTTTTTGGAGATCACGGGATCTCCTGCAACTGATTGTAATGCCGAAGGGATCAAACTTTCGAAAGCCATTCAATTAGACCAAGCTGAAGTTGTTTGGGACAAATGCATTCAAACCAATCCAAATGAAGTGGCCGTACATTTAAACCGACTACGTTTTTATTTTTTATTGGATGAATATGAGCTTTTCAAACAAAAAGTTTCGAAAGAAGCACCTTCTCGATCTTCCGTTACATATACTTCTGTTTTGAAAGAATTAGAAGTACGTTTGCGAAATGAAGAACGTGTGATTCTTTTAGATGCTTTATCCCGAGTGAAGGGTTGGGAATTATATTCCTATGAAGAGTTGGCAAATTATTACTTACAAACAGGTAACTTTGCTTATGCGGAAGGTTACTTTAATCAAATTTTAGAAGTGGTTCCTTTTCACGAAAATGCACTGTATGGAATGGCAGAGATTCAAGTGCAAAAATCCAACTGGTACAGTTTACTTGATTATGCAAAATCATTGGAAGTTGCGGCTAAAAAAAATAAGGAATTCCATTTCTATTATTTAAAAGCAAATTTTGAATTAGGGCGTTACGAAGAAGCTTTAAAATGGGCAGAATCTGCTCCATCCTCTGAAAAATCGCAAATTAGTTTTTTAGAAGTTTGGAGAGATACTTTACTTGTATTAAAAGATTATCCTCGTTGGGATCATCTTTTGCCTTACTACCGCAAGGCGGTTGAAAATGGATACGCAGTTCCTGAGTCTGCCTTTTTTCCTACTCTTTCCAAAGAAGGAAAAGATGTCCGCAAAGCCTCGCGCTCTGGCAGAAGTTAA
- a CDS encoding tetratricopeptide repeat protein — MAQEIQTLFNEAVRLERNGEWDRAESQYKLLLEKDPHYHLALQNLGVVYAKQGKHAEAIPLFSRAYKLHANVKNCYNLAVSLYKHEETEKAISFLKQTLTFEKKFISAHLLLAQAYQKLGNDEKTEVYLNNVIKIEPDHKSALGGLAMFYYERNRFPESLKMIERYLILYPGNAQLKIIQSEILAKQGNYKASATLLSTMVKEDVGFTNFNESLQAAWKEEDEVVHESLVRIQSKAKKKLKEFQTKLELSKENPEEFSPPDAQEALDLSLLYLFNGNPEKAMQYLVFAQKMKEKTNPDEPS; from the coding sequence ATGGCACAAGAAATCCAAACTCTATTTAACGAGGCGGTCCGTTTGGAAAGAAATGGAGAGTGGGATCGTGCCGAATCACAATACAAACTTTTACTTGAAAAAGATCCCCATTACCATTTGGCATTGCAGAATTTAGGTGTGGTTTACGCCAAACAAGGAAAACATGCAGAAGCTATTCCTTTGTTTTCCAGAGCTTACAAACTACATGCCAATGTTAAAAACTGTTATAATTTGGCTGTGTCTCTTTACAAACATGAAGAAACCGAAAAAGCCATTAGTTTTTTAAAACAAACACTCACCTTTGAAAAGAAGTTTATATCGGCGCATCTATTACTCGCGCAGGCCTATCAGAAGTTAGGTAACGATGAAAAAACCGAAGTATATCTCAATAATGTAATTAAAATCGAACCAGATCATAAATCAGCTTTAGGAGGGCTCGCCATGTTTTATTACGAAAGGAATCGTTTTCCAGAAAGTTTAAAAATGATTGAACGTTATTTGATTCTGTATCCAGGCAATGCTCAGTTAAAAATCATCCAATCAGAAATCCTTGCCAAACAAGGAAATTATAAAGCATCAGCCACTTTGCTTTCTACTATGGTAAAAGAGGATGTCGGCTTTACCAATTTTAACGAAAGTTTGCAAGCTGCTTGGAAAGAAGAAGATGAAGTGGTTCACGAAAGTTTGGTTCGGATCCAATCCAAAGCCAAAAAAAAGTTAAAAGAGTTTCAGACTAAATTAGAACTCTCCAAAGAAAACCCAGAAGAATTTTCGCCACCCGACGCACAAGAAGCTTTGGATTTGAGTTTATTATATCTTTTCAATGGGAATCCTGAAAAAGCGATGCAATATTTGGTATTTGCTCAAAAGATGAAGGAAAAGACAAATCCTGACGAGCCATCCTAG
- the mpl36 gene encoding RlpA family plasminogen-binding lipoprotein MPL36, whose product MQRLILISIVLWLVSCSSADATRRDYSASGDPEDIFFERSGKSKPVSNAKSEDPVARSIIDDLDSNGKPTTAATAAAIPAKKPTEQFDEVGLSSWYGQKFQGRPTASGEPFDRMKMTGAHRTLPIGSVIKIQNLDNNKEAVVRINDRGPFVDERIVDVSEKTAEILEFKDKGVTKVGIKVLKKGEDDLADDLDDADLLDDAPAKPEKLTPVKPGVTKPVAAGKGFTVQVGVFQEKERALKYQESMKSEYNQSVFVTPRDGKFVVQVGDFADRTKAESLKSKLKYDGIDCFIATR is encoded by the coding sequence ATGCAAAGACTCATACTTATATCCATAGTATTGTGGTTGGTTTCCTGCAGTTCTGCAGATGCCACCCGAAGAGATTATAGTGCTTCCGGTGATCCGGAAGATATTTTTTTCGAACGTTCTGGGAAGTCAAAACCAGTAAGTAATGCCAAGTCGGAAGACCCAGTGGCTCGTTCGATCATTGACGATTTAGATTCTAATGGAAAGCCCACTACTGCTGCCACAGCCGCCGCTATTCCGGCAAAAAAGCCAACAGAACAGTTTGATGAAGTGGGTTTGTCATCTTGGTATGGCCAAAAATTCCAAGGTCGTCCCACTGCCAGTGGAGAACCGTTTGATCGAATGAAAATGACTGGTGCACACAGAACACTTCCCATTGGAAGTGTAATCAAAATCCAAAATTTAGATAATAACAAAGAAGCGGTGGTTCGAATCAATGATCGTGGACCATTCGTTGATGAACGCATTGTGGATGTCTCTGAAAAAACAGCTGAGATCCTTGAATTTAAAGATAAAGGTGTCACTAAAGTAGGAATCAAAGTCCTAAAAAAAGGGGAAGATGATCTTGCCGATGATTTAGATGATGCAGACCTTCTCGACGATGCCCCAGCAAAACCTGAAAAATTAACTCCTGTCAAACCAGGTGTCACAAAACCTGTGGCCGCTGGCAAAGGATTTACTGTGCAAGTAGGTGTGTTTCAGGAAAAAGAAAGAGCACTGAAATACCAAGAAAGTATGAAATCTGAATACAACCAATCCGTGTTCGTAACTCCCAGAGATGGAAAATTTGTAGTTCAAGTTGGGGATTTTGCAGACCGAACAAAAGCAGAATCTCTCAAATCGAAATTGAAATACGATGGGATTGATTGTTTTATCGCCACTCGTTAA